The following are from one region of the Trichoderma breve strain T069 chromosome 5, whole genome shotgun sequence genome:
- a CDS encoding RNA 3'-terminal phosphate cyclase domain-containing protein translates to MGKTKSIVLDGRTGEGGGQLVRLGIALAALTSQSVEITNVRGNRPRGGGLKNQHVAAIEWLAKVTEADVEGLSVGSKTVRFTPTRPPTELFQRNISIRTESGAASTMLVLQAMLPFLLFASSDINEPIVVELSGGTNVAFSPSYEYFDQVLAPTLEERFGIHIERQLKSRGWSLGPLSRGSIWLRLHPIPEGEKLKFVPPPPYSFPASFEVRSVDVSIITPMHSHDKLQETVAENIGVLWPDAEINIKFVEDSCSNARWSVLLVAHSADGIRWAKDVLTSAPKNTKGYDRFIALLCKKLCKDLYNEVSLGGVVDEHLQDQLICFQALCDGPSSFPRGDEPANESLDGPLGPLIDTMGELNVGEGSRMRREKTAGPFGHGSTHARTARWVVGELLPRAEFYNKGDLVKGVGFCMQ, encoded by the exons ATGGGCAAAACAAAGTCCATCGTGCTTGATGGCAGGACTGGAGAAGGTGGCGGTCAGCTCGTCAGGTTAGGCATTGCGCTGGCAGCGCTCACTTCACAATCCGTCGAAATAACGAATGTGCGAGGCAATCGGCCACGCGGTGGAG GCCTCAAGAACCAGCATGTGGCAGCCATTGAATGGCTCGCCAAAGTCACCGAAGCTGACGTTGAAGGCCTCAGCGTCGGCTCCAAGACTGTGAGATTCACGCCCACACGCCCCCCAACAGAGCTATTCCAGCgaaacatctccatcaggACCGAATCGGGAGCCGCCAGCACAATGCTAGTCCTTCAGGCAATGTTGCCTTTTTTACTCTTCGCGAGTAGCGATATAAATGAGCCCATCGTGGTGGAGCTGTCAGGTGGCACAAACGTTGCCTTTTCTCCAAGCTACGAATACTTTGACCAAGTATTGGCGCCGACGCTGGAAGAGCGGTTTGGTATACATATCGAACGACAGCTGAAGAGTCGAGGATGGAGTTTGGGGCCGTTGTCCAGGGGGTCTATTTGGCTCAGGTTACACCCGATAcccgagggcgagaagctcaagtTTGTGCCTCCGCCGCCGTACAGCTTTCCAGCCTCGTTTGAGGTTAGAAGTGTTGATGTTAGCATCATCACACCGATGCACTCACACGACAAGCTCCAGGAGACGGTAGCAGAGAATATTGGAGTGCTTTGGCCAGATGCCGAAATCAACATCAAATTCGTCGAAGATTCATGCAGCAACGCCCGCTGGTCGGTGCTTCTCGTGGCTCACTCGGCGGACGGCATCCGCTGGGCCAAGGACGTCCTGACATCCGCACCAAAGAACACCAAAGGATACGATCGCTTCATCGCGCTTCTCTGCAAGAAATTATGCAAAGACTTATACAACGAGGTGTCTTTAGGCGGAGTGGTGGACGAGCATCTCCAGGACCAGCTCATCTGCTTCCAGGCACTCTGTGACGGTCCATCGTCTTTCCCTCGGGGCGACGAGCCCGCCAACGAGTCCCTAGACGGTCCGCTCGGCCCGCTGATCGACACAATGGGTGAGCTGAACGTCGGAGAGGGCAGCAGGATGAGGAGGGAAAAGACAGCTGGGCCGTTTGGCCATGGCTCGACGCACGCAAGGACGGCGCGCTGGGTCGTTGGCGAGCTTCTGCCCCGAGCCGAGTTTTACAACAAGGGCGACTTGGTGAAGGGCGTCGGCTTTTGCATGCAGTGA
- a CDS encoding ribonucleotide reductase inhibitor domain-containing protein: MSNPRTKRQFAGAAADPAQRQITSFFTGSPNNTTHPAAPQPTLRPELPANVQANLLSVGMRVRKSVPEGYKTIDLAKTSSGPSGIATKDLRRSAAVAKQVPNELLPFCGINKVGGLDTQPESQFFDEDVPALDNIPELSMSQESMDSVVDGESSRKRTYYDESPWDIQASEVQYNQHHWNDDRPIAVPHSRIKKAFAPRGFEEEIMAVDGNEDEDFPDADFLVYASEQ, from the coding sequence ATGTCGAATCCTCGAACCAAGCGCCAATTCGCCGGTGCGGCAGCTGATCCCGCCCAACGCCAAATCACATCCTTCTTCACCGGATCGCCCAACAACACCACCCATCCTGCAGCGCCCCAGCCCACGCTGCGCCCCGAATTACCCGCCAACGTCCAGGCGAACCTGCTCAGCGTCGGCATGCGGGTGCGCAAGTCCGTGCCCGAAGGCTACAAGACCATCGACCTCGCCAAAACCAGCTCTGGCCCGAGCGGCATTGCGACCAAGGACTTGCGGCGGTCGGCGGCAGTGGCTAAGCAAGTACCGAACGAGCTGCTGCCGTTCTGCGGAATCAACAAGGTTGGCGGGTTGGATACTCAACCTGAATCTCAGTTCTTCGACGAGGACGTCCCTGCTCTGGACAACATTCCTGAACTCAGCATGTCGCAAGAGAGCATGGACAGCGTCGTTGATGGCGAATCCTCTCGAAAGCGAACATATTATGATGAAAGCCCGTGGGATATCCAGGCGAGCGAGGTACAATACAACCAGCACCATTGGAACGACGATAGGCCAATTGCTGTCCCGCACTCTCGAATTAAGAAGGCGTTTGCGCCCAGGGGTTTCGAAGAGGAAATAATGGCTGTGGATGGcaatgaggatgaagatttCCCTGATGCCGATTTCTTGGTCTATGCTTCAGAGCAATAA
- a CDS encoding major facilitator superfamily domain-containing protein, whose protein sequence is MPTVTQDVGNDACCDEEKRGADLKVAAADSTDVQPQDDAEIDPQIRRLELLKQQYGSTWDSPDDPNDPYNWPSTRKVLTGIIFSMSQLITLMTASIISAALNDISSDLHIGMSSAQMIFSTYFLGIAFGPFVVAAISEMHGRKWIWVAGNTWYILWNAISPVGKSVNVMILSRLMAGFGACAGVTLTGPTMADMYGKRERGKAASIAALLPSLGPALGPIVGGVVTQLIAWPWIFHIMSIVTSVVTLVGIFYIKESYTPALLRRKARGKPVTPREALTKSFWTEFSKRLGLGIWRPVRLLLTRPIIQLIAFVMALSFAIYTLLLGTYATMFMDRYGQTPSISALHYIAIAVAMTFAAQVGGRVMDLVYRRLSDRRNKGQGKPEFRVPYLVSGIVLLPIGLVMYGWAAERRVAWPVVDIGAVIFSLGTVIVPQTLLAYQLDEFVEHGASASAATRVLAYILGFAFPTFAPKLYSTFGYGWGNSMMALIWVVFCFPLPVVLWLWGEKIRRWGRRDEEHRVEGV, encoded by the exons ATGCCGACTGTAACCCAAGATGTAGGCAACGACGCATGCTGCGATGAAGAGAAACGGGGGGCGGATCTCAaagtcgctgctgctgataGCACTGACGTACAACCACAAGACGATGCTGAAATTGACCCTCAAATAAGGAGGCTAGAGCTCCTCAAACAACAATATGGA AGCACTTGGGATAGTCCAGATGATCCCAACGATCCGTACAATTGGCCCTCTACACGCAAAGTCCTGACAGGCATTATTTTCTCCATGTCTCAACTAATAACGCTCATGACCGCTAGCATCATCTCGGCAGCGCTTAACGACATCTCATCCGACTTACACATTGGCATGTCGTCGGCGCAGATGATTTTCTCAACCTACTTTCTCGGCATCGCGTTTGGGCCTTTCGTCGTTGCTGCAATCTCCGAAATGCACGGCCGGAAATGGATCTGGGTGGCTGGAAATACGTGGTATATCCTTTGGAATGCCATAAGTCCTGTAGGAAAGTCTGTCAATGTGATGATTCTGAGCAGGTTGATGGCAGGCTTTGGTGCGTGTGCCGGCGTCACT CTTACCGGTCCAACAATGGCTGACATGTACGGCAAAAGAGAGCGTGGGAAAGCAGCTTCAATAGCAGCTTTGTTGCCCTCTCTGGGACCTGCCCTCGGCCCTATAGTGGGTGGCGTTGTCACACAATTGATCGCGTGGCCTTGGATTTTCCACATTATGAGTATTGTTACATCTGTTGTCACTCTTGTAGGTATATTCTACATAAAAGAGTCGTATACCCCGGCTCTTCTCCGTCGCAAAGCCAGGGGAAAGCCCGTGACACCTCGAGAAGCTCTGACAAAGTCCTTTTGGACAGAGTTCTCTAAGCGTTTGGGTTTAGGCATTTGGAGACCTGTTCGTCTATTACTCACGCGGCCAATAATTCAACTTATTGCGTTTGTAATGGCTCTCAGTTTTGCCATATATacgctgcttcttggcacGTATGCAACCATGTTCATGGATCGGTATGGGCAAACCCCATCCATCAGTGCCCTCCATtacattgccattgctgttGCGATGACCTTTGCGGCCCAAGTCGGTGGTCGAGTAATGGATCTGGTGTATAGGCGTCTAAGCGACCGGCGAAATAAGGGTCAAGGAAAACCAGAGTTCCGGGTTCCTTACCTTGTATCCGGTATCGTCTTGCTTCCGATTGGCTTGGTAATGTATGGCTGGGCCGCAGAACGTAGAGTCGCTTGGCCCGTGGTCGATATTGGCGCCGTCATCTTTTCATTGGGGACCGTCATTGTCCCTCAGACGCTCCTTGCCTACCAGCTTGATGAGTTTGTCGAGCATGGAGCGTCTGCTAGTGCTGCCACACGGGTTTTGGCCTACATTCTTGGCTTTGCTTTTCCAACATTTGCCCCCAAGTTGTATAGCACTTTTGGCTATGGTTGGGGTAATAGCATGATGGCGCTGATTTGGGTTGTCTTTTGCTTTCCATTGCCCGTCGTTCTTTGGCTGTGGGGAGAGAAAATTCGAcgatggggaagaagagacgaagagCATCGAGTGGAAGGGGTGTGA
- a CDS encoding ribosomal protein s27 domain-containing protein — protein MVLAVDLLNPSAASEAKKHKLKTLVPQPRSFFMDVKCPGCFTITTVFSHAQTVVICQGCTTVLCQPTGGKARLTEGCSFRRK, from the exons ATG GTGCTCGCTGTTGACCTTCTCAACCCTTCAGCGGCCTCtgaggccaagaagcacaAGCTCAAG ACCCTTGTTCCTCAGCCCCGATCCTTCTTCATGGACGTCAAGTGCCCCGGCTGcttcaccatcaccaccgtcTTCTCTCACGCCCAGACCGTTGTCATCTGCCAGGGATGCACCACCGTTCTGTGCCAGCCTACCGGTGGTAAGGCCAGATTAACCGAGGGCTGCTCTTTCCGAAGAAAGTAA
- a CDS encoding amidase domain-containing protein, protein MTAAVVRRGALTRTKWHLNYSRSIGQLPLRRSQSTFNHFVASTKLQPSSTPPVQKPDAKPFRLAVKDNIATEEFPTQCASGVLGQHASPFEATIVRQLRARGASVVGKTNMDEFGMGSHSVNSIHGPVRNPLAPPGEDVSAGGSSGGSAVAVALDDANIALGTDTGGSVRLPAAYTGIVGYKPSYGMLSRFGVVPYANSLDTVGLLARDVESIRQLVFDTKLYEEHDPSDPTSLSAETRQRCSKAAPAALPDLSQLTIGVPVEYNIDELDPAIRDAWAATASALESQGARIVPVSLPSTREALCAYYILAPAEASSNLAKYDGVRYGIRGPEGDAAGETLYSEARGAGFGAEVKRRILLGTYSLSSEAMDNYFIQAQKIRRLIQQDFDRVFKLDNPLYEPRQFDLSEMSADTALEDKQGPVQVDFLLSPTAPTYPPKLSDIMKRSSIDAYMNDVLTVPASLAGLPAVSVPVKIDQSHQFPTGLQLIAQYWDDRRLLALADKVVKLMAS, encoded by the exons ATGACGGCGGCTGTTGTTCGCCGTGGTGCTCTGACAAGGACAAAATGGCATCTAAACTATAGCAGGTCCATTGGCCAACTGCCTTTGCGGCGGTCGCAGAGCACCTTTAACCACTTTGTGGCAAGCA CCAAGCTACAGCCAAGCTCTACGCCTCCAGTACAAAAACCCGATGCGAAACCTTTCCGACTAGCCGTAAAAGACAACATTGCCACGGAAGAGTTCCCGACGCAATGCGCTTCCGGAGTCCTAGGCCAGCATGCCTCTCCCTTTGAGGCTACCATTGTTCGCCAACTTCGAGCACGTGGAGCCTCTGTCGTTGGGAAGACGAACATGGACGAATTTGGAATGGGATCACACTCTGTAAACTCTATCCATGGGCCGGTCCGAAATCCCCTAGCACCACCTGGCGAGGACGTGTCTGCTGGAGGCAGCTCTGGAGGCAGTGCGGTTGCAGTTGCTCTCGACGACGCAAACATTGCCCTCGGCACAGACACTGGTGGCTCAGTTAGGTTGCCGGCGGCCTATACAGGTATTGTTGGGTACAAGCCAAGTTACGGCATGCTCTCGAGATTTGGCGTCGTTCCGTACGCAAATTCACTAGACACTGTTGGCTTACTTGCACGAGACGTCGAGTCTATCCGGCAACTGGTATTCGACACCAAGCTGTATGAAGAACATGACCCCAGCGATCCCACGTCGCTGAGTGCCGAGACTCGTCAACGCTGTTCAAAAGCCGCGCCGGCAGCTCTTCCAGACTTATCCCAACTTACCATTGGCGTGCCCGTCGAATACAACATCGACGAGCTGGATCCCGCGATACGTGACGCTTGGGCTGCTACTGCTTCAGCATTAGAGTCACAAGGCGCTCGTATAGTTCCCGTGTCTCTTCCTTCGACGAGAGAGGCCCTTTGCGCATACTATATTCTCGCCCCCGCCGAGGCATCATCCAACTTGGCAAAGTACGATGGAGTACGATATGGTATCCGCGGCCCCGAAGGAGATGCAGCTGGAGAGACTCTGTACTCTGAAGCTCGAGGTGCTGGTTTTGGTGCCGAAGTCAAACGCCGAATTCTCCTGGGAACCTACAGTCTTAGCTCTGAAGCCATGGATAACTACTTTATCCAAGCCCAGAAGATACGGCGGCTTATTCAACAAGACTTTGACAGAGTTTTCAAGTTGGATAATCCGCTTTACGAACCTAGACAGTTTGATCTGAGCGAAATGTCTGCCGATACTGCTCTGGAAGACAAGCAGGGCCCTGTTCAGGTGGATTTCTTGCTGTCACCAACTGCGCCAACATACCCACCCAAGTTGAGCGACATTATGAAACGAAGCAGTATTGACGCTTACATGAATGATGTTCTCACTGTACCGGCTAGTCTTGCCGGTCTACCTGCCGTCAGTGTTCCGGTCAAGATCGACCAGAGCCACCAGTTTCCCACTGGACTTCAGTTGATTGCTCAGTATTGGGACGATAGGAGGTTATTGGCATTGGCAGACAAGGTGGTAAAGTTGATGGCGTCGTGA
- a CDS encoding sugar transporter domain-containing protein, whose translation METTAPPSTSEAAAITEAVASANRDEHATTVSEALRRYPTAIFWAIAMSFTIVMVGYDTILMGSLMAYPSFVEKYGTYHPELGAKVISGPWQVGLSTAGSCGGVFGMVINGFVTERFGHRRVTMVALTIMTGLIFIPFFAPNVHVLLAGQCLLGAIWGVFSIMGAVYSSEICPLVLRGYMTSFINICWVIGQLIIAGILQGLVNNTTKWAYKIPFAVEWVWPVPLFVLAWLAPDSPWWLIRQGRIEDARHSLQRLSSGLDDEQINQKILMMYDTNRLEQKIKADASYWDCLTGANLRRTEIACLSLSSQSLIGQSLAYNATYFFVQAGLSASDAYKMNFGNMGIAFVATCISWVLMTHFGRRTVLLSGYTFLTLDLLLIGILSYASNNSAAKWGQSALALVWLAVYSATIGPQTWAVASEVSATRLRAKTLSIAGVIYNIVNIVDNTIEPYLINPTEANLKGKTAFVWFGISFLVTIWAIFRIPETRGRTYGEMDVLFEKKVPAWRFATAEVVDDITIIGDDEAEAKVEDEKREMAGHETAATIS comes from the exons ATGGAGACGACAGCTCCTCCTTCAACGTCCGAGGCTGCGGCCATCACCGAGGCTGTCGCTAGTGCCAACAGAGACGAACATGCGACGACGGTCAGCGAGGCATTGAGGCGCTATCCCACCGCCATATTCTGGGCAATTGCAATGTCGTTTACAATTG TCATGGTGGGTTACGACACAATTCTGATGGGCAGTCTCATGGCATATCCCTCATTCGTCGAGAAATACGGCACATACCACCCGGAACTGGGAGCCAAAGTCATCTCGGGACCGTGGCAAGTAGGCCTCAGCACAGCAGGATCATGCGGAGGTGTCTTTGGTATGGTCATTAACGGCTTTGTTACCGAGCGATTTGGTCACCGCAGGGTCACAATGGTAGCTCTAACCATCATGACGGGCCTCATCTTTATTCCCTTCTTTGCGCCCAACGTGCACGTCTTGCTTGCTGGGCAATGCCTCCTCGGCGCAATTTGGGGTGTCTTTTCCATCATGGGAGCTGTGTACTCGTCTGAGATATGTCCTCTTGTGCTGAGAGGCTACATGACAtctttcatcaacatctgTTGGGTAATCGGCCAGCTCATCATTGCTGGTATCTTGCAAGGGCTCGTCAACAACACTACTAAATGGGCCTACAAAATCCCCTTTGCTGTCGAATGGGTTTGGCCAGTTCCTCTCTTCGTCCTCGCATGGCTCGCTCCTGATTCTCCGTGGTGGCTCATCCGACAGGGCCGAATCGAAGATGCGAGACACTCCTTGCAACGGCTCTCCAGCGGCCTTGACGACGAGCAGATTAACCAAAAGATCCTCATGATGTACGACACAAACAGACTCGAGCAGAAGATCAAGGCGGATGCAAGTTACTGGGACTGTCTCACCGGCGCCAACCTCCGACGCACCGAGATTGCTTGTCTGTCGCTCTCGTCTCAAAGTTTGATTGGACAGTCTCTGGCGTACAACGCTACGTATTTCTTCGTACAAGCTGGCTTATCTGCCTCGGACGCCTACAAAATGAACTTTGGTAACATGGGCATCGCTTTTGTGGCAACGTGCATCTCGTGGGTCCTCATGACACACTTTGGCCGGCGAACTGTACTTCTAAGCGGCTACACTTTCCTGACGCTCGATCTCCTACTCATCGGTATCTTATCCTATGCCTCGAACAATTCGGCTGCGAAATGGGGTCAGTCTGCTTTGGCACttgtctggctggctgtcTATTCTGCCACCATCGGGCCACAAACGTGGGCTGTTGCCTCAGAGGTTTCCGCAACAAGACTGCGAGCCAAGACACTGTCCATTGCCGGCGTCATTTACAACATTGTAAACATCGTCGACAACACCATCGAGCCGTACTTGATCAACCCCACTGAAGCGAATCTGAAAGGAAAGACGGCTTTTGTCTGGTTCGGAATCAGCTTCCTGGTGACGATTTGGGCCATTTTTCGTATCCCGGAGACTCGAGGCAGGACATATGGAGAGATGGACGTCTTGTTTGAAAAGAAGGTTCCCGCGTGGAGGTTTGCAACGGCTGAAGTGGTGGATGATATCACCATAATTGGAGACGACGAGGCAGAGGCGAAGGTTGAGGATgaaaagagggagatggcAGGGCATGAAACAGCGGCTACGATATCATGA
- a CDS encoding PRP38 family domain-containing protein produces MSKFKNDTVQADARRFLDDRGSSAALAPNGLNPATIMEKAVKDRIVDSYFYKEQCFALNEADIIDRVVEHVNFIGGTHGASQKPSPFLCLAFKLLELAPSDAILNEYLSYGGEHFKYLRALACFYVRLTRQPKDVYQTLEPFLEDRRKLRRKARAGTSLTYVDEFVDDLLTKDRVCATSLWKMPKRETLEDLEILEPRVSPLGDLEDLLEEDEEENNDDRANGEREESGEISEGEMEVDKDEDRDDNRRSRSRSP; encoded by the coding sequence ATGTCGAAATTCAAAAACGATACCGTCCAGGCCGATGCGAGGCGATTCCTCGACGACCGCGGTTCTTCCGCCGCCCTGGCGCCAAATGGGCTCAATCCCGCGACAATCATGGAAAAGGCCGTCAAGGACCGCATCGTCGACTCGTACTTTTACAAGGAGCAGTGCTTTGCTCTTAACGAAGCCGACATTATAGACCGCGTCGTGGAGCACGTCAATTTCATCGGAGGTACGCACGGCGCCTCGCAGAAACCGAGTCCTTTCCTGTGTCTGGCGTTTAAGCTGCTCGAACTTGCCCCCAGCGATGCGATTCTGAACGAGTACCTATCTTACGGAGGGGAGCACTTCAAGTACTTGCGCGCGCTGGCGTGCTTCTATGTGCGGTTGACGAGACAGCCGAAGGACGTATATCAAACGCTGGAGCCGTTTCTGGAGGATCGACGGAAGTTGAGGCGCAAGGCGAGGGCGGGAACATCACTTACTTATGTGGATGAGTTTGTGGATGACTTGCTCACAAAGGATCGAGTGTGTGCGACAAGTCTGTGGAAGATGCCGAAGAGAGAAACTTTGGAAGATTTGGAAATACTGGAACCCAGGGTTAGCCCATTGGGAGACCTTGAAGAcctgctggaagaagatgaggaagagaataATGACGATAGAGCAAatggggagagggaggaaTCTGGTGAGATTTCAGAAGGAGAAATGGAAGTGGACAAAGATGAAGACCGAGACGATAACCGGAGAAGTCGCAGCAGATCACCTTGA